From a region of the Salarias fasciatus chromosome 6, fSalaFa1.1, whole genome shotgun sequence genome:
- the commd1 gene encoding COMM domain-containing protein 1 isoform X2: protein MASADMDQAQLEAFLTAQTRKQGGGGLSADQAATLSRFWKSQRSRVRESLLAGSRSEPGLRGVSWRVDVQTAARGGDAPHGGPVALMELELGGAGQDSEFLCLELDEATVGQVLTKMADIQESIDRIVHRT from the exons ATGGCCTCGGCGGACATGGACCAGGCCCAGCTGGAGGCCTTCCTGACCGCTCAGACCAGGAAGCAGGGCGGTGGCGGTCTGAGCGCCGACCAGGCCGCGACCCTGTCCCGGTTCTGGAAGAGCCAGCGGTCCAGAGTGAGGGAGAGCCTGCTGGCCGGGAGCCGCTCCGAGCCGGGCCTCCGGGGCGTCTCCTGGAGGGTGGACGTCCAGACCGCGGCCCGCGGAGGGGACGCCCCCCACGGCGGCCCCGTGGCCCtgatggagctggagctgggtggagccggACAG GACTCTGAGTTTCTGTGTCTGGAGTTGGATGAAGCCACAGTGGGTCAGGTGCTGACCAAGATGGCCGACATCCAGGAGAGCATCGACCGGATCGTTCACCGCACCTGA